The Toxoplasma gondii ME49 chromosome III, whole genome shotgun sequence genome includes a window with the following:
- a CDS encoding ferredoxin NADP+ oxidoreductase FNR (encoded by transcript TGME49_298990~Signal peptide predicted by SignalP 2.0 HMM (probability 0.701) with cleavage site probability 0.178 at residue 29~Predicted trans-membrane domain (TMHMM2.0):8-28) has product MVRGIRPRVYFAFVAVVASVAISVQEVVSFRVAKRGPHVIDHGDTASCGVRVFDSSSTAYLGPLRAAATANSVLGYQGRFRGVSSFLLPGATRQCSDRRRTHCLPKSSEGFLPQWGTLERPLSVRLDRSSTRKRSDTPTGLFATPTDQTSVDAKADELRVAVNTFRPASPLICRVVSVTPVTSKDSSPGDSHGEAPQVFSIVLHHGKQLPFVEGQGIGIMPPSRAAQAPVADESTSQRNSVQPDGQGQQPTTVASICKRRLLPRIYSIASSRDGDDGCGSTLTLCVKKHIYADPVTGKRDRQKDGICSTYICDAKCGDEVEVTGPVGKTLLLPTSTETPLVMLATGTGVAPFRSHLQALRRKLLSAGGPSAAQPANRPKVLLFIGARTAAAVPYMNEWRDIEAQRDGNFVDIHFALSRQMKNPQGKKLYIQDVVWQEREKVWKALDRDGGHLYACGLKNMMVGVHEVLGNMAEEKGLPRDHLASLLKHQRRWHVEVY; this is encoded by the exons ATGGTTCGGGGCATCCGTCCTCGTGTATACTTTGCTTTTGTTGCGGTTGTAGCCTCTGTGGCTATATCCGTTCAAGAGGTCGTGAGCTTCCGCGTCGCGAAGAGAGGACCGCATGTGATTGATCATGGCGATACAGCCTCGTGCGGTGTGCGAGTGTTTGACTCTTCCTCCACCGCATATTTGGGACC GCTGCGAGCCGCGGCTACAGCTAACTCGGTTTTAGGCTACCAGGGTCGATTCCGTGGCGTCTCCAGCTTCCTTCTGCCGGGTGCAACGAGACAGTGCAGTGACAGGAGGAGGACGCATTGTCTCCCCAAGTCGTCTGAAGGTTTCCTACCACAGTGGGGCACACTCGAAAGACCTCTTTCAGTGCGTCTAGACCGCAGTAGTACGCGCAAGCGGTCTGATACGCCAACAGGCCTTTTCGCGACCCCGACCGACCAAACATCCGTTGATGCCAAGGCCGACGAGCTGCGAGTGGCAGTCAATAC CTTTCGTCCGGCTTCGCCCCTCATATGCCGAGTTGTCTCAGTTACCCCGGTGACTTCAAAAGACTCATCGCCCGGTGACTCACACGGTGAAGCCCCGCAAGTGTTTTCGATTGTCTTGCACCATGGCAAGCAGCTGCCCTTTGTCGAAGGCCAAGGGATAGGCATCATGCCACCATCTCGAGCAGCCCAGGCACCGGTGGCCGACGAGTCGACTAGTCAAAGAAATTCCGTTCAACCAGACGGTCAAGGACAGCAGCCCACCACTGTCGCAAGTATCTGTAAACGTCGCTTGCTTCCGCGGATATACAGCATCGCGTCCAGCCGGGATGGCGACGACGGTTGTGGTAGCACACTGACTCTA TGTGTCAAGAAGCACATCTACGCGGACCCTGTCACTGGCAAGAGAGACCGACAGAAGGACGGCATCTGCTCGACGTATATTTGTGACGCCAAGTGTGGCGATGAAGTCGAGGTGACAG GCCCCGTAGGGAAAACCTTGTTGCTTCCTACGAGTACAGAGACCCCACTCGTGATGCTTGCCACTGGCACGGGCGTGGCCCCCTTTCGTAGCCATCTCCAGGCTCTGCGGCGAAAATTACTATCCGCAG GTGGGCCTTCAGCTGCGCAGCCTGCAAATCGTCCTAaagttcttctcttcatcgGCGCCAGGACCGCCGCTGCAGTGCCTTATATGAATGAGTGGAGAGATATCGAAGCACAACGAGATGGAAACTTCGTCGACATCCACTTTGCTTTATCGAGACAAATGAAAAACCCGCAGGGGAAAAAACTGTATATTCAA GACGTGGTTTGgcaagaacgcgagaaggtTTGGAAGGCTTTGGATAGGGACGGTGGTCACCTTTACGCATGTGGCTTGAAGAATATGATGGTTGGCGTCCACGAGGTCCTCGGAAATAtggcagaagaaaaaggccTCCCGCGGGATCACCTTGCCTCCTTACTTAAGCACCAACGGCGATGGCACGTTGAGGTGTACTGA
- a CDS encoding RNA pseudouridine synthase superfamily protein (encoded by transcript TGME49_298980): protein MSRPEDSADAHEAEASCHGCLGQVGSRETLDSCRLKISNTSLPCLPVHENFKPVADPYYKTIKVVPPYWHTFETDVKLRWRDKEILEVVTREFRSRPESYYQRAIESGKFMLVNNQACRCDTVLRNGDHLTHKTLEIEFAVPWTTPVHVLYEDDGLVAAFKPAGMPVHPQGRYTQASLTGIMKRFHLRQHVSTYLHPVNRLDRVTAGVVILAKNSSQARTLTTAIGSALKLYIARVAGNFSTTMQQIRIASRGLRADKTCNECKRATERFATTATEHKILEETRLCVAVHQTAHEASDCGSQAEIEQRGRCFESAKRCRLLASTLDASYQDVNGNQACVTKTQMHQLHDGGSQLGHEDVVVPTSCARISALAEINGSANGNRQDELSPLVEERRRRKAEKRRWKEEKKQQRAAAQEQRQREHEARMSRQDAADEDLSIQDATHRGIFSLMKVAPPRCRPCASRVTEAAVPGKEVDAPSSALVAAVNERCTRDSTDGRRVSTMSDHEHPAAVAQSAEFQENDTYLKVSARLLVSSCLVGRQLAVGWNEDHGKEAETVFKMLHYDEDSDTSLVACIPLTGRTHQIRKHLQILGTSIVGDALYPPKSRMPHTSGQPLGEPGTSPASNNPEIEGNRPEHGPVKAPTKRASTERSLSVSFSLDELRAANRASLNCHCSRCATFTGKPDATSDGLSDLQGRNCTFVDALREMAQLSDVVVSRDGERAEVAYAIEEPCHIDLMSFAYIFDTGSGQQNTISAAGSRERDVSNEISESNPPVTLGATESPASEAGTRKCGSLETIGVGRGTTLAAEVDSRSTQDRGDPEAKNEDIPAGEILKDASVDAQNCRRCQFVIACPSAVMPDWTHPVKAEELCSLLDCLYLLHRQKRL from the exons ATGTCCAGGCCTGAAGATTCTGCGGACGCGCACGAAGCAGAAGCTTCCTGCCATGGTTGTCTTGGACAGGTAGGAAGTAGGGAAACGCTGGATTCATGCAGGCTGAAAATTTCAAACACTTCTCTACCTTGTCTGCCCGTCCATGAAAATTTCAAGCCGGTCGCTGACCCCTACTATAAAACCATTAAAGTGGTGCCGCCCTACTGGCATACGTTTGAGACCGATGTAAAGTTGCGCTGGCGAGACAAAGA GATTCTTGAAGTTGTAACCAGGGAATTTCGGTCGCGGCCAGAATCCTACTATCAACGCGCAATTGAAAGCGGGAAGTTCATGCTGGTGAACAATCAGGCATGCAGATGCGACACAGTTCTTCGCAACGGAGATCATCTCACCCACAAAACCCTGGAAATTGAG TTTGCGGTCCCGTGGACCACTCCCGTCCACGTTTTGTACGAGGATGACGGGCTCGTAGCAGCCTTCAAGCCTGCTGGCATGCC CGTACATCCGCAGGGGCGTTACACTCAGGCGTCACTTACTGGGATAATGAAGCGGTTCCATCTGCGTCAACATGTGTCCA CATACCTGCATCCCGTCAACCGCCTGGACCGAGTGACTGCAGGGGTTGTCATCCTGGCCAAAAACT CGTCCCAGGCGAGGACTTTGACAACAGCCATCGGCTCTGCTCTGAAGCTCTACATTGCCCGAGTGGCGGGCAACTTCAGCACTACCATGCAACAAATCAGAATTGCTTCCCGTGGTCTTCGAGCCGACAAAACATGCAATGAATGCAAACGTGCGACAGAACGGTTCGCGACTACTGCGACCGAACACAAAATCCTGGAAGAAACCAGACTGTGTGTTGCCGTTCACCAGACTGCTCACGAAGCTTCCGACTGCGGATCGCAGGCAGAAATCGAACAGCGTGGCCGCTGTTTTGA GTCAGCAAAGCGTTGTCGGCTCTTGGCGAGCACTCTTGATGCCAGTTACCAAGATGTTAACGGCAACCAGGCCTGTGTTACTAAGACGCAGATGCATCAATTGCACGACGGAGGGAGTCAACTCGGTCACGAAGATGTAGTCGTGCCCACCTCCTGCGCTCGCATCAGTGCACTGGCAGAGATAAACGGGTCCGCGAACGGCAACAGACAAGACgagctctcgcctctcgttgaggagaggcgaagaaggaaagccgAGAAACGTCGctggaaggaagaaaaaaagcaacaACGGGCAGCTGCGCAAGAACAACGGCAACGCGAACACGAGGCAAGAATGTCGAGACAGGATGCAGCAGACGAGGATCTCTCTATTCAG GATGCTACACACAGGGGTATTTTTTCCCTGATGAAAGTGGCGCCACCAAGATGCAGGCCGTGTGCCAGTCGAGTGACGGAGGCGGCAGTCCCTGGGAAGGAGGTAGATGCCCCCAGCTCAGCATTAGTTGCTGCGGTGAATGAGCGCTGCACTAGGGACAGCACTGATGGCAGACGAGTCAGTACCATGTCTGATCACGAGCATCCGGCTGCGGTGGCGCAGTCTGCCGAGTTCCAAGAGAACGATACGTACCTCAAAGTATCTGCACGGCTGCTAGTATCCAGCTGCCTAGTTGGGAGGCAGTTGGCAGTGGGATGGAATGAGGATCATggcaaagaagcagagacagtctTCAAAATGCTACATTACGACG AGGACAGCGATacttctctcgtcgcttgCATCCCGCTCACCGGCAGGACCCATCAGATTCGAAAGCACCTGCAAATCCTAGGAACTTCGATAGTTGGAGATGCGCTGTATCCGCCAAAGTCAAGAATGCCACACACCTCAGGGCAGCCTCTCGGTGAACCAGGGACGTCACCAGCGAGCAATAACCCTGAAATCGAAGGGAATCGACCAGAGCATGGTCCCGTCAAAGCGCCGACCAAGAGAGCATCCACCGAGAGAA GTCTATCGGTTTCCTTCAGCCTGGATGAGCTGCGAGCAGCCAATCGTGCGAGCCTTAACTGCCATTGTTCCCGGTGCGCCACCTTCACTGGCAAACCAGATGCTACCTCTGACGGATTAAGTGATCTTCAAGGGCGCAATTGCACCTTCGTTGATGCGCTTCGGGAGATGGCACAACTGTCTGATGTCGTAGTGTCGCGTGACGGTGAACGGGCAGAGGTGGCATACGCGATTGAGGAGCCATGCCACATTGATCTAATGTCATTTGCTTACATCTTCGACACAGGTTCTGGCCAGCAAAACACGATCTCTGCTGCTGGATCACGGGAACGGGATGTGTCAAATGAGATAAGCGAGTCAAATCCTCCCGTAACACTTGGAGCGACAGAGAGTCCAGCGTCTGAAGCGGGTACCAGAAAATGCGGTTCACTTGAGACAATCGGGGTTGGGAGAGGAACTACTCTCGCAGCTGAAGTCGACAGCCGGAGCACTCAAGATCGTGGAGAtccagaagcgaagaacgaggaTATTCCTGCGGGCGAAATTTTGAAGGATGCTTCAGTGGATGCTCAAAACTGCCGCCGCTGTCAATTTGTTATCGCTTGCCCGTCTGCCGTGATGCCTGACTGGACTCATCCCGTGAAAGCCGAGGAACTCTGTTCACTTCTTGACTGTCTGTACTTGTTGCATAGACAGAAGAGGCTCTGA
- a CDS encoding LSM3, U6 small nuclear RNA associated isoform 2 family protein (encoded by transcript TGME49_298970): MDPTLLLQEPLDIVRVSLDERVTIKCRGDREVVGKLHAYDMHLNMVLGDVEEVATTVTSDPLTGDEQTKKTTRRLPLIFLRGDAIILVAPVNRNKS, encoded by the exons ATGGACCCGACGCTGCTCCTCCAGG AGCCACTGGATATCGTAAGGGTCAGCCTGGACGAGAGAGTCACTATCAAGTGCAGAGGAGACCGAGAGGTAGTGGGCAAGCTGCAC GCGTACGATATGCACTTGAACATGGTACTGGGGGATGTCGAAGAAGTCGCCACAACGGTCACGAGTGACCCGCTCACCGGTGACGAACAGACTAAG AAAACCACTCGGCGACTCCCACTAATTTTCCTACGCGGAGATGCGATCATCCTTGTAGCGCCAGTGAACCGTAACAAATCGTGA
- a CDS encoding Toxoplasma gondii family C protein (encoded by transcript TGME49_298960~Predicted trans-membrane domain (TMHMM2.0):38-61) — MTRDEKRMENKVEKICSGLSIGLHLPSRRKVRRGLLSHRGSLILLSSVALCLMVLAPFVSFEFSTPRMCTALADSVPGLEADNDGSDAYSWTDTEDGTTVEESDDATEEDGTTVEETDGATEGEDGTTVEETDGATEGEDGTTAEETDGATEAEDGTTSEGGGAGTETEDGTTSEGGGAGTETEGGTTFEGGGAGTAAEEGTVYEGGGAGIEAEEGTVYEGGAGAVEVYGGSAEVIYATNDKQIEQNAVEPVQERSRKTRVSRRVSKIQHSERDRPIVASGL, encoded by the coding sequence ATGACCCGCGATGAAAAGAGAATGGAGAACAAGGTTGAAAAGATATGTTCGGGACTATCCATTGGTTTGCACCTCCCGTCTCGACGGAAAGTGCGACGTGGGCTGCTGTCCCATCGTGGCTCGCTTATACTGCTTTCCTCAGTTGCACTCTGCCTGATGGTGCTTGCACCATTCGTTTCTTTCGAGTTTTCTACACCCCGGATGTGCACAGCCTTGGCTGACTCCGTTCCCGGTCTTGAGGCGGATAACGATGGGAGTGATGCGTACAGTtggacagacacagaagacggcACCACAGttgaagagagcgacgatgctaccgaagaagacggcacCACAGTTGAAGAGACCGACGGTGCTaccgaaggcgaagacggcaCCACAGTTGAAGAGACCGACGGTGCTaccgaaggcgaagacggcaCCACAGCTGAAGAGACCGACGGTGCTaccgaagcagaagacggcACTACATCTGAAGGAGGTGGCGCTGGtacagaaacagaagacggcACTACATCTGAAGGAGGTGGCGCTGGtacagaaacagaaggcggCACTACATTTGAAGGAGGCGGCGCTGGTacagcagcagaagagggCACTGTATATGAAGGAGGCGGCGCTGGTatagaagcagaagagggcACTGTATATGAAGGAGGTGCAGGCGCTGTAGAAGTATACGGCGGTTCTGCAGAAGTAATATACGCGACAAACGACAAGCAGATTGAGCAGAATGCCGTCGAACCAGTGCAGGAAcggagcagaaaaacgagagtcTCCAGGCGTGTTTCAAAGATCCAACACTCCGAACGAGATCGTCCAATAGTGGCCTCTGGACTGTGA